In a single window of the Tellurirhabdus bombi genome:
- a CDS encoding OmpA family protein produces the protein MRISTNYWLLTALSLAVGLAGCNSAMQAYKTGVRQYEQGEYDLALKSFQKAADGKGVTDQGRLNYYMAESYRLSNRFQQAAPFYQKALDAGTIDAEGRMYYAYALKAGGRYAESLDQLNQYVQSKPTNKVNAEKAQRELNTLRAIDILSKKQNTIQIKNVAALNSPGSEYAPVVRGDELIFTASRKEKIYKNNGLPMTGLYKSKIGQTPDETGNNAQLLSSNVFAADANEGTAAFSKDGKTMIFARGNNGKRKGGQDVDLFISRFGEGGWSEARRIGISDSTAWDGCPAFSADGRTLYFASNRAGGVGGIDIYRTNMDASGRFSRPVNMGRDINTPGDDMFPYVGPDSRLYFASDGHPGLGKLDLFVATRSQGVITVENMGQPYNSPMDDFGLFMTEEGKGYFASNREGGKGDDDIYAFDATTPTDTPIAENPPAGAPKIVRYFLAGFVGDKNADQAPLDSAKVSIIDESTSQPIGSGVTQKPGTFGKYPLQEGKEYTILVERPGYLTKREPFTMQGRSIPQIFLTKAETDTTYNAIILLDKVELNKTFVLENIYYDLDKFNIRPDAAEELDKLVTILKDNPTLKIELSSHTDVRSSDAYNDRLSQNRAQSAVDYIVSKGIEADRMVAKGYGERQLVVKNAKTEEEHQRNRRTEFKILGY, from the coding sequence ATGAGAATCAGTACGAATTATTGGCTGCTAACGGCATTGAGTCTTGCCGTTGGATTGGCCGGTTGCAATTCTGCCATGCAGGCCTACAAAACAGGCGTTCGTCAATATGAACAGGGCGAATATGACCTGGCTCTTAAAAGTTTTCAGAAGGCAGCCGACGGCAAAGGCGTTACCGACCAGGGACGGTTGAATTATTACATGGCCGAGTCCTACCGCCTTTCCAATCGTTTTCAGCAAGCGGCTCCTTTTTACCAGAAAGCCCTTGATGCCGGCACCATCGATGCCGAGGGACGCATGTATTATGCCTACGCGCTCAAAGCCGGTGGCCGCTACGCCGAATCGCTGGACCAGCTCAATCAGTATGTTCAGAGTAAGCCAACGAACAAAGTCAACGCCGAGAAAGCCCAGCGCGAGCTAAACACCCTGCGAGCTATCGACATTCTATCGAAAAAGCAAAATACCATTCAGATCAAGAATGTGGCGGCTCTAAACTCACCGGGGTCAGAATATGCTCCTGTCGTACGGGGCGATGAACTGATCTTTACGGCTTCCCGAAAAGAAAAAATTTATAAAAACAACGGCCTGCCCATGACGGGCCTTTATAAATCCAAAATTGGCCAGACGCCTGATGAGACCGGGAATAATGCGCAGCTACTAAGTTCAAATGTTTTTGCAGCAGATGCCAACGAGGGAACAGCGGCTTTCTCTAAAGATGGTAAAACCATGATCTTTGCGCGCGGGAACAACGGTAAGCGCAAAGGAGGACAGGATGTCGATCTCTTTATCAGCCGTTTTGGTGAAGGTGGCTGGTCGGAAGCCCGGCGAATTGGCATCAGTGACTCAACGGCCTGGGATGGCTGCCCTGCTTTTTCTGCCGACGGACGGACGCTTTATTTCGCTTCCAACCGCGCGGGCGGTGTGGGTGGTATCGATATTTACCGCACCAACATGGATGCTTCTGGGCGTTTTAGCCGTCCGGTGAATATGGGTCGTGACATCAATACGCCGGGCGACGATATGTTCCCGTACGTAGGTCCCGACTCGCGGCTTTATTTTGCATCGGATGGCCACCCGGGTCTCGGCAAGCTGGATTTGTTCGTGGCAACTCGTTCACAGGGTGTGATTACGGTCGAAAACATGGGCCAGCCTTATAATTCCCCAATGGATGATTTCGGTTTATTTATGACCGAAGAAGGCAAAGGTTATTTTGCCTCCAACCGGGAGGGCGGCAAAGGTGATGACGATATTTATGCCTTCGATGCGACAACACCAACCGACACGCCGATTGCAGAGAATCCACCGGCAGGAGCGCCGAAAATTGTCCGGTACTTCCTGGCTGGTTTTGTAGGCGATAAAAATGCCGATCAGGCACCGCTGGATTCAGCCAAAGTGAGCATTATTGACGAGTCAACGAGCCAGCCAATTGGTTCAGGCGTTACCCAGAAGCCTGGAACCTTCGGGAAGTACCCGTTGCAGGAAGGAAAAGAATACACCATTCTGGTTGAGCGCCCCGGTTACCTGACCAAGCGCGAGCCGTTTACGATGCAGGGTCGAAGCATCCCGCAGATTTTCCTGACCAAGGCCGAAACGGATACCACTTACAACGCCATCATCCTGCTGGATAAAGTGGAGCTGAATAAGACGTTCGTACTCGAAAACATTTATTACGACCTTGACAAATTCAACATCCGTCCTGATGCTGCCGAGGAACTCGATAAGCTGGTAACGATTCTGAAGGACAACCCGACCCTGAAGATCGAGCTTAGCTCCCACACGGACGTGCGCTCTTCGGACGCTTATAACGACCGTCTTTCGCAAAACCGGGCTCAGTCGGCTGTTGATTACATCGTTTCCAAAGGAATCGAAGCTGATCGAATGGTCGCGAAGGGCTACGGTGAACGCCAGCTTGTGGTTAAAAATGCCAAGACGGAAGAAGAGCACCAGCGTAACCGTCGAACCGAATTCAAGATTTTGGGTTACTAA